In the Brienomyrus brachyistius isolate T26 chromosome 20, BBRACH_0.4, whole genome shotgun sequence genome, one interval contains:
- the LOC125715699 gene encoding vinculin isoform X4 — translation MPVFHTKTIESILEPVAQQISHLVIMHEEGEVDGKAIPDLTGPVAAVQAAVSNLVRVGKETVQTTEDQIMKRDMPPAFIKVENACTKLVQAAQMLKADPYSVPARDYLIDGSRGILSGTSDLLLTFDEAEVRKIIRVCKGILEYLTVAEVVESMEDLVTYTKNLGPGMTKMAKMIDERQQELTHQEHRVMLVNSMNTVKELLPVLISGIKIFVTTKTAKSPGVEEALKNRNFTIEKMSAEINEIIRVLQLTSWDEDAWANKDTEAMKRALALIDSKMNQAKSWLRDPNAQPGDAGEQAIRQILDEAGKVGELCAGKERREILGTAKTLGHMTDQVSDLRARGQGGTPAAMQKAQQVAQGLDVLTGKVENATRKLEEMANSKQAIAKKIDAAQNWLADPNGGPEGEENIRGLLAEAKKIADLCEDPKEREDILRSMGEIAALTGKLADLRRAGKGDTPEARALAKQIATALQNLQSKTNKAVANSRPAKAAVNLEGKMEQAQRWIDNPTLEDRGVGQAAIRGLVAEGHRLANVMPGPYRQELLGKCERVDQLMAQLADLAARGEGDSPQASIVAQQLQEALKDLKGKMQEAMTQEVSDIFSDTTTPIKLLAVAATAPHDAPNRDEVFEERAANFESHANKLGATAEKAAAVGTANKSTVEGIQTAVKSARELTPQVISAARILLRNPGNQAAYEHFDTMKNQWIDNIEKMTGLVDEAIDTKSLLDASEEAIKKDIDKCRVAMANVQPQMLVAGATSIARRANRVLLVAKREVENSEDPKFREMVKAASDELSKTISPMVMNAKAVAGNIQDPGLQKGFLDSGYKILGAVAKVKEAFQPQEPEFPPPPPSLEQLHLNDDLAPPKPPLPEGEVPPPRPPPPEEKDEEFPEQKAGEMVSEPMMVAARQLHDEARKWSSKGNDIIGAAKRMALLMAEMSRLVRGGSGNKRALIQCAKDIAKASDEVTRLAKEVAKQCTDKRIRTNLLQVCERIPTISTQLKILSTVKATMLGRTNISEEESEQATEMLVHNAQNLMQSVKETVREAEAASIKIRTDAGFTLRWVRKTPWYQ, via the exons GTGGGAAAGGAAACTGTTCAGACGACCGAGGACCAGATCATGAAAAGGGACATGCCACCTGCCTTTATTAA GGTGGAGAATGCATGCACCAAGCTGGTTCAGGCGGCACAGATGCTAAAAGCGGACCCCTACTCGGTCCCCGCCCGTGATTACCTCATCGacgggtcccgcgggatcctcTCCGGGACTTCAGACTTGCTCCTCACTTTCGACGAAGCGGAG GTCCGCAAAATAATTCGCGTCTGCAAAGGAATCTTGGAGTATCTGACggtggctgaagtggtggagtCAATGGAGGATTTGGTAACTTACACCAAGAATCTCGGACCAG GAATGACAAAAATGGCCAAGATGATTGATGAGCGACAGCAGGAGCTCACTCACCAGGAGCACAGAGTCATGCTGGTCAACTCCATGAACACGGTCAAGGAGCTGCTGCCAGTCCTCATATCAG GCATAAAGATCTTCGTGACGACGAAAACCGCAAAGAGCCCCGGCGTGGAGGAGGCCCTGAAGAACCGCAACTTCACCATCGAGAAGATGAGCGCCGAGATCAATGAAATCATCAGGGTGCTGCAGCTGACCTCCTGGGACGAGGATGCTTGGGCCAATAAG GACACCGAGGCCATGAAGAGGGCCTTAGCACTCATAGACTCTAAGATGAATCAGGCTAAGAGTTGGCTGAGAGACCCCAACGCCCAACCAG GTGATGCTGGCGAGCAGGCCATCCGGCAGATCCTGGACGAGGCGGGGAAGGTGGGTGAGCTTTGTGCCGGCAAGGAGCGGAGGGAGATCCTGGGCACGGCGAAGACTCTGGGCCACATGACCGATCAGGTCTCAGACCTGCGTGCAAG GGGACAGGGGGGCACCCCCGCAGCCATGCAGAAGgctcagcaggtggcgcagGGCCTGGATGTGCTCACAGGCAAGGTGGAGAACGCGACGCGCAAGCTGGAGGAAATGGCCAACTCGAAGCAGGCCATCGCCAAGAAGATTGACGCCGCGCAG AACTGGCTGGCCGACCCTAACGGAGGCCCTGAGGGGGAGGAGAACATCCGCGGCCTCCTGGCGGAAGCCAAGAAGATCGCTGACCTGTGCGAGGACCCCAAGGAGAGGGAGGACATCCTACGCTCCATGGGAGAGATCGCCGCCCTCACCGGCAAGCTGGCGGACCTCAGGAGGGC CGGGAAAGGCGACACCCCCGAAGCCAGAGCCCTCGCCAAGCAGATCGCCACGGCGCTGCAGAACCTGCAGTCCAAGACCAACAAGGCCGTGGCCAACAGCAGGCCGGCCAAGGCGGCCGTCAACCTGGAGGGGAAGATGGAGCAGGCGCAGCGCTGGATTGACAACCCCACGCTGGAGGACCGCGGAGTGG GTCAGGCCGCCATCCGCGGGCTGGTCGCCGAGGGCCACAGGCTGGCCAACGTCATGCCCGGCCCGTACCGCCAGGAGCTGCTGGGCAAGTGCGAGCGTGTGGATCAGCTGATGGCGCAGCTGGCGGACCTTGCGGCGCGGGGCGAGGGCGATTCCCCACAGGCGTCCATCGTGGCTCAACAGCTCCAGGAAGCCCTAAAG GACCTTAAGGGGAAGATGCAGGAAGCCATGACACAGGAGGTGTCGGACATCTTCAGTGACACCACCACACCCATCAAGCTGCTGGCTGTCGCAGCCACTGCCCCCCATGATGCCCCCAACAGGGATGAG GTGTTTGAGGAACGGGCAGCTAACTTTGAAAGCCACGCTAACAAGCTGGGCGCCACAGCCGAGAAAGCAGCCGCCGTCGGAACGGCCAACAAGAGCACGGTGGAGGGCATCCAGACGGCCGTCAAGTCGGCCAGGGAGCTGAcgccacag GTGATATCGGCTGCTCGCATCCTGCTGAGGAACCCAGGGAACCAGGCTGCCTATGAACATTTTGACACCATGAAAAACCAGTGGATTGATAACATTGAGAAGATGACAG GTTTGGTGGACGAAGCCATCGACACCAAATCCCTGCTGGACGCCTCCGAGGAGGCCATCAAGAAGGACATCGACAAGTGCCGGGTCGCCATGGCCAACGTGCAGCCGCAGATGCTGGTCGCAGGCGCCACCAGCATCGCCCGCCGCGCCAACCGGGTCCTGCTGGTGGCCAAGCGGGAGGTGGAGAACTCTGAGGATCCCAAGTTCCGGGAGATGGTGAAAGCGGCTTCGGACGAGCTGAGCAAGACCATCTCCCCCATGGTGATGAACGCCAAGGCCGTGGCAGGGAACATCCAGGATCCAG ggctgcagaagggcttcCTGGACTCTGGGTACAAGATCCTGGGTGCCGTAGCCAAGGTGAAGGAGGCCTTCCAGCCTCAGGAACCGGAATTCCCGCCTCCGCCCCCGAGTCTGGAGCAGCTGCAT TTGAACGACGATCTGGCTCCACCCAAACCTCCACTCCCCGAGGGAGAGGTGCCTCCACCCAGGCCCCCTCCTCCGGAAGAGAAGGACGAGGAGTTCCCCGAGCAGAAGGCGGGCGAGATGGTGAGCGAGCCCATGATGGTGGCGGCCCGGCAGCTGCACGACGAGGCCCGCAAGTGGTCCAGCAAG GGTAATGACATCATCGGCGCCGCCAAACGCATGGCGCTCCTCATGGCGGAGATGTCCCGCCTGGTACGGGGTGGCAGCGGGAATAAGCGCGCTCTCATTCAGTGCGCCAAGGACATTGCCAAGGCCTCCGATGAGGTCACCCGTCTAGCAAAGGAGGTGGCCAAGCAGTGCACGGACAAGCGTATCAGAACCAACCTTCTGCAG GTGTGCGAGCGCATCCCCACCATCAGCACGCAGCTGAAGATCCTGTCCACAGTGAAGGCCACCATGCTGGGTAGGACCAACATCAGCGAGGAGGAGTCGGAGCAG